The Cydia pomonella isolate Wapato2018A chromosome 13, ilCydPomo1, whole genome shotgun sequence genome segment GGTCTCCACGGTTTATCCTCCGCAGCTTTCCTAGTAACTAAAGCTAAAGGCGCTGGATCATCTGCAGGTGGAGGCGAGCCCCAGCCAGAGCTAGCTGGTGAGAAGCACCTGGGTTCTGAAGAAGCGGATGAAGCTCGAGGTGAGAGGGGCACTAGGGTTGGAACTGCTCCTAGAGCGTTGGCGCTGACGCCCGCTGGTAGGACCAGGGCTATGTCGCCGTTGGAGAGACGCGTTGGGACGAGACGCACTCCGGAGCCGGGGCCTGCTGAAAAGGGAATCTTATTAGAATTGCAAGTAGCTAAAAACCTGAATCCTAgccaaattaaaagaaaaaatgtattggGATGAGCGATGCTACGAAAAATCTCGTgactattttctattttcgaTTTACTAACcaaaaaatacgagtaggtaaccATAAAGAGTTATAATCGAATActactttttagttttatcatgcAATCATAAAATTGAGCTTCTACAGAGTCGGAACTATTCATCACATTTTAGATAATACACGACTTGCCGCTTATTTTCTCGTGAAAATTTCACCGTTGAGACTATTGTGTGTTAATACGAATACTATTTCTTGAAGATTACGTGCCTATTGAACAAATGAAAAGAAGGTACATTAAGAAGTTAGtaaattcctataaaaatatttaaactaaccCGATATTAAAATAGTAGAATGCGGAACAGCAGCGTCCTCCGCATCAGACGGCGGCGTCGGCGCACCAGGCGGCCTCCCCACCACGTTCCCCTCCAAATGCTTCACCAGCCGCTTCCTAAGTCCAGCCTCCAGGCCTGGAAACCTGGCGACTTCGGACAGACAGTGCCGGTAACCGGCGCGGAACCGGTCCGGGGATGCCTCGGTGCGAAGACCTTCCAGGTGTTTCACGGTCATCTCGAGGATGTCGGCCTTTTCGAGCTTCGAGTGTCTGGCTGGCTGTAACAAGAATGAGAGTTGTGATGCCTGCCGTGAGAGACAACTCTAGAGATGAAAGGATGAAATTTGTCATACGATTAGCGCTGTACATAACATTGGTAGTAGTGGCGGAACTATTAGTGATTCCTAATGCCGTATCGTGTCAGGTCTTAGGTAGGAAATAT includes the following:
- the LOC133523964 gene encoding protein hairy isoform X2, which gives rise to MVTGVGQPAVPEKKAENRRSNKPIMEKRRRARINNCLNELKALILDAMKKDPARHSKLEKADILEMTVKHLEGLRTEASPDRFRAGYRHCLSEVARFPGLEAGLRKRLVKHLEGNVVGRPPGAPTPPSDAEDAAVPHSTILISGPGSGVRLVPTRLSNGDIALVLPAGVSANALGAVPTLVPLSPRASSASSEPRCFSPASSGWGSPPPADDPAPLALVTRKAAEDKPWRPW
- the LOC133523964 gene encoding protein hairy isoform X1, with product MVTGVGQPAVPEKKAENRRSNKPIMEKRRRARINNCLNELKALILDAMKKDPARHSKLEKADILEMTVKHLEGLRTEASPDRFRAGYRHCLSEVARFPGLEAGLRKRLVKHLEGNVVGRPPGAPTPPSDAEDAAVPHSTILISAGPGSGVRLVPTRLSNGDIALVLPAGVSANALGAVPTLVPLSPRASSASSEPRCFSPASSGWGSPPPADDPAPLALVTRKAAEDKPWRPW